In Candidatus Methylopumilus universalis, one DNA window encodes the following:
- a CDS encoding KpsF/GutQ family sugar-phosphate isomerase, with protein MTKTSSKNTLERARQVLEIEAQEILSLANRLDDHFVNAVQLILHCDGRVVVSGMGKSGHIGRKLASTFASTGTPSFFMHPAEASHGDLGMITSNDVVIFLSNSGKSDELLSILPVIKRIGAKIISITGNTDSELARESEIHLSAHVSQEACPLGLSPTASSTASLALGDALAICVLDQRAFTAEDFARSHPGGSLGKRQVVRVKDIMREVDKAPSIKEDALLSDAILEISLKGLGFTAIVNAQSEPIGIFTDGDLRRQLSKKVDYEKQPIKEIMNKNPKTIFDDQIIIDAINLMDLNKINGILVVNRENKLVGAFNMHDLFKAKVI; from the coding sequence ATGACTAAGACATCATCCAAAAATACTCTTGAACGCGCTCGCCAAGTTCTTGAAATTGAAGCACAAGAAATCTTATCTTTAGCGAATAGACTTGATGATCATTTCGTCAACGCGGTTCAGCTCATTTTACATTGCGATGGCAGAGTTGTGGTGAGTGGAATGGGCAAATCGGGGCATATCGGAAGAAAACTAGCTTCTACTTTCGCAAGCACAGGGACGCCAAGCTTCTTTATGCATCCTGCAGAGGCTAGCCATGGTGATTTAGGGATGATTACATCTAATGATGTAGTTATTTTTCTATCAAATTCTGGTAAAAGTGATGAGCTTTTATCTATCCTGCCTGTCATTAAAAGAATCGGTGCAAAAATTATTTCAATTACAGGCAATACTGATTCTGAGCTTGCTAGGGAATCCGAAATTCATTTAAGCGCTCATGTGTCTCAAGAAGCTTGTCCTTTAGGGCTTTCTCCCACAGCTAGCTCCACAGCATCCCTTGCATTAGGAGATGCTTTAGCAATTTGTGTTCTTGATCAAAGAGCGTTTACCGCTGAAGATTTTGCGCGATCACATCCAGGTGGCAGTTTAGGCAAAAGACAAGTTGTTCGGGTAAAAGATATTATGAGAGAGGTCGATAAAGCGCCTTCAATCAAAGAAGATGCATTACTTTCTGATGCGATACTTGAGATATCCCTTAAGGGTTTAGGCTTTACAGCGATTGTAAATGCTCAATCCGAACCCATAGGTATATTTACTGACGGCGATTTAAGAAGGCAGCTTTCTAAAAAAGTAGATTATGAAAAACAGCCTATTAAAGAAATCATGAACAAAAACCCTAAGACAATATTTGATGATCAAATCATTATTGATGCAATCAACTTAATGGACCTCAATAAAATTAATGGCATTCTTGTAGTTAACAGAGAGAATAAATTAGTAGGGGCTTTTAATATGCATGATCTCTTTAAAGCGAAAGTCATTTAA
- the rapZ gene encoding RNase adapter RapZ gives MEVIIISGLSGSGKSIALNALEDNGFYCIDNLPVTLLSSISQHLNHEHQDKVAISVDIRSIDIEKLPFVIKEIESLSIKTKLIYLESSTESIVRRFGETRRRHPLANEKLSLDETIEKERSMLAPLAEIGYKIDTSNMSANILKKTLSELTQLKEDHLALQFSSFGYKFGIPLDADFIFDVRCLPNPHYESNLKNLTGIDKPVVDFFENYKEVDKMFHDINNFINEWLNAFKTDQRHSLNIAIGCTGGKHRSVYIANKLFTNFSNPKSQVIIRHRDINH, from the coding sequence ATGGAAGTCATTATTATTTCAGGATTATCAGGCTCAGGCAAAAGCATTGCCCTAAATGCGCTCGAAGATAATGGCTTTTACTGTATTGACAATTTGCCCGTCACACTTTTGTCTAGTATTTCTCAACATCTTAATCATGAGCATCAGGATAAAGTTGCTATTAGCGTTGATATTAGAAGTATTGACATTGAAAAATTACCTTTTGTTATCAAAGAAATTGAGTCTTTATCAATTAAAACAAAGCTTATTTATTTGGAATCATCAACAGAGTCTATAGTAAGGCGTTTTGGTGAAACGAGACGCAGACATCCGCTAGCAAATGAAAAGCTATCTCTTGATGAAACTATAGAAAAAGAGCGCTCCATGCTCGCACCTTTGGCTGAAATTGGATACAAAATTGATACAAGTAATATGTCAGCCAATATATTGAAAAAGACGTTGAGTGAATTGACTCAGCTAAAAGAAGATCACTTGGCTTTACAATTTAGTTCATTCGGATACAAATTTGGTATCCCACTTGATGCGGATTTTATCTTTGATGTGCGTTGTCTTCCAAACCCACACTATGAGTCAAATCTAAAAAACTTAACGGGCATAGATAAGCCTGTTGTAGATTTCTTTGAAAACTACAAAGAGGTTGATAAGATGTTTCACGATATTAATAATTTCATAAATGAATGGCTCAACGCTTTCAAAACAGACCAAAGACATTCTCTAAATATAGCTATTGGATGCACTGGTGGCAAACATCGCTCTGTTTATATTGCGAATAAATTATTTACCAACTTCTCGAACCCAAAATCTCAAGTGATTATTCGTCACAGAGATATTAACCATTAA
- the hpf gene encoding ribosome hibernation-promoting factor, HPF/YfiA family, which produces MNIHLTGHHLEITPSLKEYIETKLAKIFHHFDHVIDAKVTLTVNKLEHIAEATIHLPKSDIHAECRGENMYNAIDLLSDKLDRQVIKYKELHKDHHRVEGGLKHQPIE; this is translated from the coding sequence ATGAATATTCATTTAACCGGCCATCATTTAGAAATAACTCCGTCATTAAAGGAATATATTGAGACTAAATTAGCTAAAATTTTTCATCATTTTGATCATGTCATTGATGCAAAGGTCACACTCACAGTTAATAAACTAGAGCATATTGCAGAGGCTACCATTCATCTGCCAAAGAGTGATATTCATGCCGAGTGCAGAGGCGAAAATATGTACAATGCCATTGATTTACTATCGGATAAATTAGATCGTCAAGTCATTAAATATAAAGAACTACATAAAGACCACCACCGAGTAGAAGGTGGCTTAAAACATCAGCCGATCGAATAA
- a CDS encoding KdsC family phosphatase codes for MDSTLKERAKKIKLVIFDVDGVMTDGSLFIGDDGQEYKMFNTQDGLGMRLLKKSGVKLAIITGRNSNSVLIRAENLEVDYFYQGIADKKAAFTDLVQKAGLKPEECAFMGDDIVDLPPMLQSGLAITVPAGHAEVKKIAHLVTEKIAGYGAVREACDFIMKAQGTYDEIVAPYFK; via the coding sequence ATGGATTCAACCCTAAAAGAGCGTGCAAAAAAAATCAAACTTGTTATTTTTGATGTTGATGGTGTTATGACGGATGGTTCTCTATTTATTGGGGATGACGGTCAAGAATATAAAATGTTCAATACTCAAGATGGTTTAGGCATGCGATTACTTAAAAAAAGTGGGGTTAAGCTTGCAATTATTACCGGCCGGAATTCAAATAGCGTCCTTATTCGTGCTGAAAATTTAGAGGTAGATTACTTTTACCAAGGCATTGCAGATAAAAAAGCAGCGTTTACTGACCTCGTTCAAAAGGCAGGATTAAAACCTGAAGAATGTGCATTTATGGGGGATGACATTGTAGATTTACCTCCTATGTTGCAATCAGGTTTGGCTATTACTGTTCCTGCAGGTCACGCTGAAGTTAAAAAAATTGCGCATCTTGTTACAGAAAAGATTGCTGGCTATGGCGCCGTTCGTGAGGCTTGTGATTTTATTATGAAGGCTCAAGGCACTTATGATGAAATCGTTGCACCTTACTTTAAATGA
- the lptB gene encoding LPS export ABC transporter ATP-binding protein, with protein sequence MSELVIENLKKAFKKRTVVQDVSLTIKSGEIVGLLGPNGAGKTTSFYMIVGLIPTDRGRISLDGANISKMPIHSRAKLGLSYLPQEPSIFRKMTVAENILAILELQELTREKMNVRLEELLQELGIGHIRNSPAISLSGGERRRVEIARCLASDPTFILLDEPFAGIDPIAVIDIQKIIKYLAEQQIGILITDHNVRETLGICDRAYIVNQGKILASGLPKTLVNDQNVKDVYLGKDFYL encoded by the coding sequence ATGAGTGAATTAGTCATTGAAAACCTTAAAAAAGCTTTTAAAAAAAGAACTGTCGTTCAAGATGTGTCTTTAACTATCAAAAGTGGTGAAATTGTAGGATTGCTGGGTCCCAATGGCGCTGGGAAAACAACAAGTTTTTATATGATCGTAGGACTAATCCCGACTGATCGAGGACGCATCTCGCTCGATGGTGCAAATATATCCAAAATGCCCATTCATAGTCGTGCAAAATTAGGTCTTTCTTACCTTCCTCAAGAGCCTTCGATCTTTAGAAAAATGACAGTGGCTGAAAATATTTTAGCCATTTTAGAATTACAAGAGTTAACGCGTGAAAAAATGAATGTAAGGCTTGAAGAGCTTTTGCAAGAATTAGGTATTGGTCATATTAGAAATAGTCCTGCAATTAGCCTTTCTGGGGGCGAAAGACGTCGCGTTGAAATTGCTAGATGCCTTGCTTCTGATCCCACATTTATTCTATTGGATGAACCTTTTGCAGGTATTGATCCAATTGCGGTCATTGATATTCAAAAAATCATTAAATATCTTGCCGAACAACAAATTGGGATTCTTATTACAGATCATAATGTTCGTGAAACTTTAGGCATTTGTGATCGCGCGTATATTGTAAATCAAGGGAAAATTCTCGCATCTGGCCTACCTAAAACTCTTGTTAACGATCAAAATGTCAAAGACGTTTATTTGGGTAAGGACTTTTATCTATAA
- the rpoN gene encoding RNA polymerase factor sigma-54, translated as MKQNLQFKASQHLSLTPQLQQSIKLLQMSSVELNQELEILIQQNPLIEMLEEDEEDGKDIVGIPQEETSFEILNDQEIQEPIYEHEINWDDEYAKDNNYADSNDYRESAAQTLKQYLEDIFHLLPISEKDQAIISLLIDSINEDGYLEESLDYFLASIPKEYEVNIEEIESLLKLLQKQAPPGIGARDLIECLTLQLESKEETPIHILSIKVIKNHLNLLAARDFVRLKKILGCEDESLREVQKVIKSLNPKPGNIFSTIESHHFIQHEVNVKKVKAKWQVSLNEQAIPKLRLNHIYRDLMKNSEVDSTHHLSNQIQEAKWIVKNIQQRFVTILKVSEAIMKHQKDFLDYGESMMKPLILREIAEEVGLHESTISRVTSNKYINTPRGIYELKFFFGSSIDNTSGNELASTAIRAKIKEVIKQEDPKKPLSDNEIVLLLKSQDINIARRTVAKYREILNIAPTNLRKIL; from the coding sequence ATGAAACAAAATCTTCAATTTAAAGCGTCCCAGCACCTATCGCTTACCCCTCAACTCCAACAGTCTATTAAGCTTCTTCAGATGTCATCGGTAGAGCTTAATCAAGAACTTGAAATTCTTATTCAGCAGAACCCTTTAATTGAAATGCTTGAGGAAGACGAGGAAGATGGTAAAGATATTGTAGGAATTCCTCAGGAAGAAACTTCATTCGAAATTTTAAACGATCAAGAAATCCAAGAGCCGATTTATGAGCACGAAATTAATTGGGATGACGAATATGCAAAAGATAATAATTATGCCGATTCAAATGATTATCGAGAGTCTGCGGCACAAACTCTAAAACAATACCTTGAAGATATTTTTCACTTACTTCCAATTAGTGAAAAAGATCAAGCAATTATTTCTCTTCTAATAGATTCAATCAATGAAGACGGTTATTTAGAGGAGTCCCTTGATTACTTTTTAGCAAGCATTCCAAAGGAGTATGAAGTAAACATTGAAGAAATAGAATCTTTACTGAAATTACTTCAAAAACAAGCGCCTCCTGGAATTGGCGCAAGAGATCTGATTGAATGCTTGACGCTTCAGCTTGAAAGTAAAGAGGAAACTCCGATTCATATACTTTCTATTAAAGTTATTAAGAATCATCTCAATCTTCTAGCAGCTCGTGACTTTGTTAGGCTTAAAAAAATATTGGGCTGTGAAGATGAGTCACTCAGAGAAGTTCAAAAAGTGATTAAAAGTCTCAATCCAAAGCCTGGAAATATATTTTCCACTATTGAAAGTCATCACTTCATTCAACATGAAGTTAATGTAAAAAAAGTAAAGGCTAAATGGCAAGTTTCATTAAACGAACAAGCAATTCCAAAGCTCCGCTTAAATCATATTTATCGAGACTTAATGAAAAATTCAGAAGTTGATTCAACCCATCATTTATCTAATCAAATACAAGAAGCAAAATGGATTGTTAAAAATATACAACAGCGCTTTGTGACAATTCTTAAGGTTTCAGAAGCCATCATGAAACATCAAAAAGATTTTTTAGACTATGGTGAATCAATGATGAAGCCTCTTATTTTAAGAGAGATTGCTGAAGAAGTTGGTCTTCATGAATCCACGATTTCAAGAGTGACATCAAATAAATATATTAATACACCTCGAGGTATTTATGAGCTCAAATTCTTCTTTGGAAGTTCAATTGATAATACCTCAGGTAATGAACTTGCATCTACAGCAATTAGGGCTAAAATTAAAGAAGTTATTAAACAAGAAGATCCCAAAAAACCACTTTCAGATAACGAGATTGTTTTATTATTAAAGAGTCAGGATATTAATATCGCCCGCAGAACTGTTGCAAAATATAGAGAAATACTAAATATTGCTCCAACCAACCTTAGAAAAATTTTATAA
- a CDS encoding cation:proton antiporter has product MFDSLPLVLILLVSSVLLVGLFRYLKLPAMIAYFVVGLILGPHLIGVLPDSESSRHVAEFGIVFLMFSIGLEFSLPKLYSMRRILFGLGGAQVLITLFASISLAWWLGLHLTSAFVIGSAITMSSTAIVSKILMERVDLNSRHGRLAIGILLFQDIAVIPILILIPALGASSDDIGTIFLMALLKAIFLLSILFKFGRPLMNSWFALVANQRSRELFILNVLMITLLFSFATKMAGLSFGIGAFMAGMLISETRYRYQVESDIAAFRDILLGLFFISIGMLLNLHQVASNIGFIILVTLGFILFKAFVIMALARLFNYEIGVGIRTGLILAQAGEFSFVILALAREEHVIGAHAFQIILAASLLSMILAPFIIQYNGRIARYLSKSYNRNSSDTVEAIQSIGRTLKDHVILCGYGRSGQYLGRFLKEENIPFIAIDIDPTRVSDASAGGEHVMYGDASRRVVLDAAGIKTAKALVISYADFRATMKVLHVIQDTYKNIPVIVRTLDDTHMDEIRNAGASEVVPEILEGSLMLASHALVVLGVPLNRVVKRIRSFREERYKMFRGYFAGISDAEAEVTEPQLRLHAIEITKESHIHSWKLNQIPFAMLNVELKYLRRPNMLEDIEPRDDIVLSSGDVLVVLGVPNKLNALEKYVLTGK; this is encoded by the coding sequence ATGTTTGACTCTCTTCCCCTGGTCCTGATTTTACTTGTAAGCTCAGTTTTACTAGTTGGGCTATTCCGATATTTAAAATTACCCGCGATGATTGCCTATTTTGTTGTGGGATTAATTTTAGGGCCTCATTTGATTGGTGTTTTGCCTGATTCTGAGTCTAGTCGGCATGTGGCTGAGTTTGGTATTGTGTTTTTGATGTTCAGTATTGGCCTTGAGTTTAGCTTGCCTAAACTTTATTCCATGCGACGTATCTTGTTTGGCTTAGGGGGCGCACAGGTACTTATTACTTTATTTGCTTCTATTAGTCTTGCCTGGTGGTTAGGACTTCATTTAACTTCAGCATTCGTAATCGGCAGTGCAATTACTATGTCATCAACAGCAATTGTCTCAAAAATTTTAATGGAGCGCGTTGATTTAAATTCAAGACATGGTCGATTGGCCATTGGTATTCTCCTCTTTCAAGACATAGCCGTTATTCCAATCTTAATATTGATCCCAGCGCTTGGGGCTTCATCAGATGATATTGGGACTATTTTTTTAATGGCACTTTTAAAGGCCATTTTTTTACTTTCTATTCTTTTTAAATTTGGTAGACCTTTAATGAACTCTTGGTTTGCTTTGGTAGCAAACCAAAGGTCACGTGAATTATTCATTTTGAATGTCTTGATGATTACCCTTCTTTTTTCTTTCGCTACAAAAATGGCTGGATTATCTTTTGGTATTGGAGCATTTATGGCCGGCATGCTCATTTCTGAAACTCGCTATCGTTATCAAGTTGAATCAGACATTGCAGCCTTTAGAGATATTTTATTAGGACTCTTCTTTATTAGCATTGGTATGCTGCTAAATCTTCACCAAGTTGCTTCGAATATCGGTTTTATCATTTTAGTTACTTTAGGATTTATTTTATTCAAAGCGTTTGTGATTATGGCTCTTGCGCGATTGTTTAATTATGAAATTGGGGTAGGTATTAGAACGGGACTTATATTGGCCCAAGCAGGAGAGTTTAGTTTTGTGATACTAGCCCTTGCCAGAGAAGAGCACGTCATAGGAGCCCATGCTTTCCAAATTATTCTAGCTGCTTCATTACTTTCAATGATTTTAGCCCCATTTATTATTCAGTATAACGGCCGTATAGCGCGTTATTTATCAAAAAGCTATAACCGTAATAGTTCTGACACGGTTGAGGCGATCCAGTCGATAGGCCGCACTTTAAAAGACCATGTAATTTTGTGTGGTTATGGAAGAAGTGGGCAGTATTTAGGGCGATTTTTGAAAGAAGAGAATATTCCTTTTATTGCGATTGATATCGATCCAACGCGAGTGAGTGATGCATCAGCTGGAGGAGAGCATGTGATGTATGGTGATGCAAGTAGAAGAGTTGTTTTAGACGCTGCAGGGATTAAAACAGCTAAAGCACTTGTGATTAGTTATGCTGACTTTAGGGCCACTATGAAAGTGCTTCATGTGATTCAAGACACATATAAAAATATACCAGTCATTGTAAGGACCCTCGATGACACACACATGGATGAGATTAGAAATGCAGGAGCCAGTGAAGTTGTGCCAGAAATTTTAGAGGGTAGTTTAATGCTGGCCTCTCATGCATTAGTTGTCTTAGGTGTTCCTTTAAATCGAGTCGTAAAGCGTATCCGATCTTTTAGAGAAGAGCGTTATAAAATGTTTAGAGGTTATTTTGCCGGTATCTCAGACGCAGAAGCTGAAGTGACAGAGCCACAATTGAGACTTCATGCGATTGAAATTACAAAAGAATCTCATATTCATTCATGGAAACTTAATCAAATTCCATTCGCCATGCTTAATGTAGAGCTTAAGTATTTGAGGCGTCCTAATATGTTAGAAGATATAGAACCTAGAGATGACATTGTTTTATCTTCAGGGGATGTTCTTGTTGTGTTAGGTGTTCCAAATAAACTTAACGCTTTAGAAAAATACGTGCTGACTGGCAAATAA
- the lptC gene encoding LPS export ABC transporter periplasmic protein LptC — protein sequence MINRFSVLFPIFFAAILAFISYWVQVSVENESEKRGNKLSNSPDYFLTNFKTIQTESNGSIHFILSANEMMHFAQDDTTRLKKPLFIRYKNNLPSSKIEGGIGLVSTNGEEVQIIDNVKVIRLETETKPKMELFTDQLTVLPNKDQAFTKRPVRITQDPKTVVNAIGMNYDKKNGIMTLLGKVRVHYEKPVKKTNLNVHPIIQNKNLKK from the coding sequence ATGATCAATCGCTTCTCTGTTTTATTTCCTATTTTTTTTGCTGCAATCTTAGCTTTTATATCTTACTGGGTTCAAGTTTCTGTTGAAAATGAAAGTGAAAAAAGAGGAAATAAACTAAGTAATAGCCCCGATTATTTTTTAACAAATTTCAAAACAATACAAACCGAATCAAATGGTTCTATTCATTTCATTTTATCTGCAAATGAAATGATGCATTTTGCTCAAGATGATACGACGCGGCTTAAAAAACCTCTTTTTATTAGATATAAAAATAATCTGCCTAGCTCAAAAATTGAAGGTGGAATTGGTCTTGTTTCGACCAACGGCGAAGAAGTGCAAATTATTGATAATGTAAAAGTGATTCGCCTCGAAACTGAAACAAAACCAAAAATGGAGCTTTTTACAGATCAATTGACTGTATTGCCAAATAAAGACCAAGCATTTACAAAAAGGCCTGTTCGTATTACTCAAGACCCCAAAACAGTCGTTAATGCAATTGGCATGAATTATGACAAAAAAAATGGAATAATGACGTTGTTAGGCAAAGTTCGTGTGCATTATGAAAAGCCTGTTAAAAAAACAAATTTAAACGTTCATCCAATTATTCAAAATAAGAATCTAAAAAAATAA
- a CDS encoding PTS sugar transporter subunit IIA produces the protein MISILLITHGELGKSLIECATHVLGDKPLFLESLSIENDCTHESMFRQISERINLLDQGDGVLILTDIFGATPCNIITKIIKPGKVSAIAGVNLSMLIRTINYRNEPFDSLISKAIQGAQDGIIHIQGNQSC, from the coding sequence ATGATCAGTATACTTCTTATCACGCACGGGGAACTCGGAAAATCTCTCATTGAATGTGCAACACATGTCCTTGGGGATAAGCCGTTATTTTTAGAATCTCTCTCAATCGAAAATGATTGCACACATGAAAGTATGTTTAGACAAATATCTGAAAGAATTAATCTCTTAGACCAGGGTGATGGTGTTTTAATTTTGACAGATATATTTGGGGCAACCCCTTGCAACATTATTACTAAAATAATTAAACCAGGAAAAGTGAGTGCAATTGCAGGGGTTAATTTATCTATGCTAATCCGCACTATTAATTATCGCAATGAGCCTTTTGACTCTCTTATTTCAAAAGCGATTCAGGGCGCTCAAGATGGCATCATTCATATTCAAGGCAATCAATCGTGCTAA
- the lptA gene encoding lipopolysaccharide transport periplasmic protein LptA → MRLSFLKPLSLKIIFTSLCIISISSSYVFAEKADRDKPIELESDSMTSDESKNKSVYSGNVILTQGTLLIKADELTIREDNQGFQHSTSVGNPTTFKQKQEGKNEYIEGSAQRIEYDGRMDKIHLYSKAWVKKGGDVVQGDYIMYDANAEFAKAMSGNTKNKAGETVPGGRTRAIIQPKKKIQE, encoded by the coding sequence ATGCGCTTATCTTTTTTAAAACCATTGTCACTGAAAATTATCTTTACTAGTTTATGCATCATCAGTATCAGCTCGTCTTACGTTTTTGCAGAAAAGGCGGACCGAGATAAGCCTATCGAGCTTGAATCTGACTCAATGACATCTGATGAGTCAAAGAATAAAAGTGTATATTCTGGCAATGTCATTTTGACACAAGGTACACTTCTTATTAAAGCTGATGAACTTACCATCCGAGAAGACAATCAAGGCTTTCAACATAGTACAAGTGTCGGCAACCCCACAACTTTTAAACAAAAACAAGAAGGTAAAAATGAATATATTGAAGGAAGCGCCCAGAGAATTGAATATGATGGCCGTATGGACAAAATTCATTTATATAGCAAAGCGTGGGTAAAAAAAGGTGGGGATGTCGTTCAAGGTGATTACATCATGTATGACGCAAATGCTGAATTTGCAAAAGCAATGTCAGGTAATACTAAAAATAAAGCAGGCGAGACTGTGCCGGGTGGCAGAACGCGTGCAATTATTCAGCCCAAGAAAAAAATACAGGAATAA
- a CDS encoding HPr family phosphocarrier protein: MLTLSIKIINKLGLHARASAKLTQIANQFKSDIWIEKNEKKVNAKSIMGVMMLAASQGSIVIITTEGIDEIEALNSLSALINDFFGEGE, from the coding sequence GTGCTAACACTTTCTATTAAAATCATCAACAAACTTGGTTTGCATGCAAGAGCCTCTGCAAAACTAACCCAGATAGCCAATCAATTTAAGTCAGATATATGGATTGAAAAAAATGAAAAAAAAGTGAATGCAAAAAGTATTATGGGGGTCATGATGCTTGCAGCTAGCCAAGGCTCAATTGTGATTATTACGACAGAAGGTATAGATGAAATAGAAGCTCTAAATTCTCTTTCTGCTCTCATCAACGATTTTTTCGGCGAGGGAGAATAA
- the ptsP gene encoding phosphoenolpyruvate--protein phosphotransferase produces the protein MAPFSIHGIGVSNGIAIGRAHLISNALLEVVQYDIEIKNIPLEVKRFEDAIAAVRVELNKIKSQLPSDSPKELSAFIDTHLMILNDKSLSSLPKSIIENEKCNAEWAIKKQMDSVVNQFDQIEDQYLRERKQDVIQVVERVIKILLGHSNQIAAKNKEKLTILVAHDISPADALHFKNHKYAAFVTDGGGVTSHTAILSRSLNIPSIVALQNARTLIRDNDLIIVDGSQGVVIVNPTLEIQKYYKSLQDSWSDEQEKLQRIKTKKSITKDGALIHLFANIEVPNDIISVNASGATGVGLFRTEFLFMNRQDMPDEEEQFQAYKKVAEAMGKRPVTIRTLDSGADKQTALNNKKISPNPALGLRAIRLCLSEPKIFMTQLRAILRASQFGNIKILFPMLSSISELRQTKLLLERAKASLRKDKVKFNEKILIGGMIEIPAAAISADIFAQELDFLSIGTNDLIQYALAIDRTDDAVSHLYNPLHPAVLKLIALTIKSAHKYKKSIAVCGEMAGEPKLTKLLIGMGVEQLSMHPSHILSVKEKVLNSSIKNIKSSVLRLLNLNEVDKIETLLKKINQS, from the coding sequence ATGGCCCCATTTAGCATTCATGGTATCGGGGTTTCAAATGGCATTGCTATAGGCAGAGCACATTTAATTTCAAATGCGCTCCTTGAAGTTGTTCAATATGATATTGAAATCAAAAATATTCCGCTTGAAGTCAAAAGATTTGAAGATGCTATTGCTGCTGTAAGAGTTGAACTTAATAAAATCAAATCTCAACTACCTTCAGATTCACCAAAAGAGTTAAGTGCTTTTATTGATACACACTTAATGATACTAAACGATAAGTCATTGTCTTCTTTGCCGAAATCTATTATTGAAAACGAAAAATGTAATGCAGAATGGGCCATTAAGAAACAAATGGATAGTGTGGTAAATCAATTTGATCAAATTGAAGATCAATATTTAAGGGAAAGAAAGCAAGATGTTATACAGGTAGTTGAAAGAGTTATTAAAATACTTTTAGGCCACTCAAACCAAATTGCTGCAAAAAATAAAGAAAAATTAACAATTTTAGTTGCACATGACATTTCACCGGCGGATGCACTGCACTTTAAAAACCATAAATACGCAGCCTTTGTTACAGATGGCGGCGGTGTAACTTCCCATACTGCGATTTTATCAAGAAGTTTGAATATACCCTCCATTGTGGCATTGCAAAATGCCAGGACTTTAATACGTGATAATGATTTAATCATCGTTGATGGCTCTCAAGGTGTGGTGATTGTTAATCCAACACTAGAAATTCAAAAGTACTATAAATCACTCCAAGATTCATGGAGTGACGAACAAGAAAAGCTTCAGCGTATTAAGACGAAAAAATCAATTACAAAAGATGGGGCCTTAATTCATCTCTTTGCAAATATTGAAGTTCCAAACGACATTATCTCAGTGAATGCTTCAGGAGCTACTGGAGTCGGTCTATTTAGAACAGAGTTCTTATTTATGAATAGACAAGATATGCCAGATGAAGAAGAGCAATTCCAGGCCTACAAAAAAGTAGCTGAAGCAATGGGTAAAAGGCCTGTCACTATTCGCACTTTAGATTCGGGTGCTGACAAACAAACAGCATTAAATAATAAAAAAATTAGCCCTAATCCGGCATTGGGATTGAGGGCTATTCGATTGTGCTTGTCCGAACCCAAAATTTTCATGACCCAACTTCGCGCCATTTTAAGAGCCTCTCAATTTGGAAATATTAAAATTCTTTTCCCTATGTTAAGTAGTATCAGTGAGCTTCGCCAAACCAAACTTCTTTTAGAAAGGGCAAAAGCTAGCTTAAGAAAAGATAAAGTAAAGTTTAATGAAAAGATTCTTATTGGAGGCATGATTGAAATACCAGCAGCCGCAATTAGTGCAGATATTTTTGCTCAAGAACTGGATTTTTTATCTATTGGGACAAATGACTTAATTCAATATGCACTTGCGATTGATCGGACAGATGATGCAGTTTCGCATCTATACAACCCTCTTCATCCTGCTGTACTAAAATTGATTGCACTTACTATAAAGTCTGCACATAAATATAAAAAATCTATCGCTGTTTGTGGCGAAATGGCAGGAGAACCCAAACTGACCAAATTATTGATCGGTATGGGTGTTGAGCAACTCTCAATGCATCCCTCTCATATCCTCAGCGTGAAAGAAAAGGTTTTAAATAGCTCGATCAAAAACATTAAATCTTCTGTTCTAAGACTGCTTAACTTAAACGAAGTCGATAAAATTGAAACTTTACTCAAGAAGATTAATCAATCCTAA